GCGCCCGCCGATCAGCCCGCCTTTCGTGGCGAAGGGCAGCCCCGCGTGCGGGCCGCCGGAGAGCCGCCCCGCGACCGCCAGTGGCAGTACTTCGGTGTCGATCTCGAAGCCTTCGGCCCCGAGTGCTTTCGTGACCTCGACGGCGATGTCGCCGCCGGTGGCGTAGAGCCCGCCGATCCGGTGGGTGCCGAGGACCAGCCGGGCGGCTTCGCCGAGCGCCGGCGGGATCCGGGCCGCCACCGCCGGGTCGACCGGGGTGCCCGGCGCGGGCGCCCGGGTCCGGATGCCGACCACGCGGTGCCCGGCGTCGAGCAGCTTCCCGGCCGCGGCGGCGATGGCGGACGGGTCGGGGTGACTCGCGTCGACGTCGACGTACCGCGCGTCCAGCACCAGCTCGGTTTCCAGCAGCTGGTCGTGGGTCTGCCCGGTGATGCTGCCGACCACTGCGAGCACCGGCGGGACGGTGCCGTGGCCGGGCGCGAGCCCGAGCGCGGCCGCCAGCCGGACACCGAAGGGCCCGGAGTCCACCGAGATCCACCGCGTGCCTTCGGCCGCCAGCCGGGCCGCGGCCTTGGCGACGGTGGTGAGGTGCCGGTTCGTCGTGGCGTCGCAGACCACGATCCCGGCGGTGCACCGCAGCGCCGCCTCGATCGCGTCCACGCCTTCTTCGACGACGTCCAGCGGGAGTTCGGCGATCTCGCGGCGCGTGGGCTGGAGCAGCGTGCGGATCCGGGACGTCTTCACCGGCGCCAGCGGGTCGCGCGCCGCGGGGCTTTCGGCCAGCGGCACGCCGTCGACCAGGTGCAGGCCGCCGAGGGTGACCCGGCCGGCGTCCGGGAACGCGGGCACGACCAGGGCCCGCGCGTCCGGTGCCGTGGCCAGGACGGCCTCGGTCTCCACACCGACGTTGCCGCGCAACGTGGTGTCGACGCGCTT
The window above is part of the Amycolatopsis camponoti genome. Proteins encoded here:
- a CDS encoding four-carbon acid sugar kinase family protein is translated as MPKLLVIGDDLTGSNATGALYARFGLRAVSVTAPLEPDAPCFRAESGIDALVVNLSTRHASPSHAARAVREVVAQVGPVELTVKRVDTTLRGNVGVETEAVLATAPDARALVVPAFPDAGRVTLGGLHLVDGVPLAESPAARDPLAPVKTSRIRTLLQPTRREIAELPLDVVEEGVDAIEAALRCTAGIVVCDATTNRHLTTVAKAAARLAAEGTRWISVDSGPFGVRLAAALGLAPGHGTVPPVLAVVGSITGQTHDQLLETELVLDARYVDVDASHPDPSAIAAAAGKLLDAGHRVVGIRTRAPAPGTPVDPAVAARIPPALGEAARLVLGTHRIGGLYATGGDIAVEVTKALGAEGFEIDTEVLPLAVAGRLSGGPHAGLPFATKGGLIGGRDAAVACLEHLNHVLATGRKNP